Genomic segment of Anaerosporomusa subterranea:
TAGTCGATCAAAAGCAAAAAGCCTATGGAGACGCTATTTCAGCGGTCGAAGGCTGTATTCGCGTTCTATATCCGGCGGGTATCCAACCAGAACAATACCGCGATCTATTACTCCAAGTTAGAATCCTGGATAAGCAATGCCGTATCGCCAGGGGCGACATGAAAGCATTCGGAGAGAACCCCTGGGGTGATGTCGCTGGTTACGGAATTTTAGGCGTAGGCCACGGAGGGATAGATAATGATCTGCATCATGGGTGAGAAAACCAACTGCACTCACAACGTGGCAATCGGCATTGAAATGGGATTGGTAAATGAAGTTTGTCAAAAAGATGTCACTTTCAAGGGGGTCTTGACATGATAAAATTGGTATAGTGGAAAAAAGGCCGTTCGGATGAGCGGTCTTTTCTGTTACCGATTTAACGTGAACATTAAAAAAATTAATCGCATATTATACAAAGGAATAAGTTTAATGGAGGTTTAAGAATGTCAGATTTCTGTTGTGAGCATAAACACCATCACTGCTGTCCTAAATGTCATCACGAATTCCATCACAAGTGCCCGAAATGCCACCATGAATGCGAGAAAGACTGTCATAAATGTGAAAAGTGTGACCACCATTTTGACCACGATTGCGAGTGTCCTAAATGTCATCACAGGTTTGAATGGTAAGCGTAGATTTCATTTCGACTTAAGCGCCCTTTGGGGCGCTTTTCTAATACCAATTCACTCGCTGGCCGCATGTGCCAGCGGTACGAGCCGTTCCTAGGCGCGGGGCGCCTCTTTAATTTTACTTAAGAGTATCATTAGGCAGAGCGGTAACGATAAATTTTTACAAACTTATGATTATGGGGACATGGTTCTTGCTTTTTCGACATTCACGATGTGATAAACTGTAAAAGGTTTTGAGATAGGAGATGAATTGGAAGTTGAAACAGGTTGCAAGACTAATTATAAAGATCGAGGAGATACGGCAAAAGTTGCATTGCGTATCATCTTGTCATGGATATAGCGATCCAGAAGTTGTGTCGCTCAGTCAAGAACTCGACGAACTATTGAATCAGCATCGCAGAGTATGTTCAATTAAATAATCTGAGCCTTCGGGCTCTTTCTTTTTGCCTAAACCGCCTGGCCGCATGTGCCAACGGTACGAGCCGTTCCTGTACGTGGGGCGGCTCATTTATTTGAAGCAGTGTCTATAATTTTTAAATGTTGAGGGCTGGTATTAGGAATAAACAGCGCGCCGTCCCCAGTCTGATATGGCGTTTGTTACGCCACAGAGTAGTGTTATTGGTACTGTCATTTTTTTGTCATATCTACATGATATAGTATAAATAGTAAGAAGTGGAGGAATACCCAAGGAAGGTGATTAATATGGTTTCTAAAATAGAAATTGCACAACCCGTTTTCGATTACCGGAAGCATAATCTTCAGAAACCCAAGGCTGGTTTGAAGAAGAAGGAATCAACTTCATTCGCTAGTGTTTTAGAAAATACAATTAAATCCCGATCTACTGCGATTAATTTCGCTTCACCAGGATCAAAGTCTGTTCAGACTTCGGCGAGGCGCGATATCTAGTATGCCGACCAGTGATCACGCCACGATATATAGACACCCTCCTTGCATTGCCCTGGGGTTGGATACTTACTCGTAAATCCCATT
This window contains:
- a CDS encoding aspartyl-phosphate phosphatase Spo0E family protein, with translation MNWKLKQVARLIIKIEEIRQKLHCVSSCHGYSDPEVVSLSQELDELLNQHRRVCSIK